Below is a window of Brachyspira hampsonii DNA.
TATATGGATATTAATTTAAGAGAAAATATTAATTTATATGATAGCCAGATACTAGCAAATAAAAATAAAACTATATTTGTTTCAGGCTGGGATTTTAGAGTTACAAATTTGGTATATCAGTATAGAGATTATTTTGTAAATAAATATACTCCTATTAATCTAAACTCAGAAGAGTACAATAATATAAAAAATAAATTTGCAGATTATGATTTGAAAGTTGGTATTCATATAAGAAGAGGCGATTACAAAGTTTGGAATAATGGCAAATATTATTATGAAGATGAGGTTTATAATGATAAGATAGAGCAGTTTTATAATTTATTCCCGAATAAAAAAATTTTGTTTATAATTTTTTCTAATGAAGAGATAACCCTAAAACCAAATCATGATTATGTAATTTCAAAATGCAATTGGAATGAGGATCACAGCTTACTGAGTTTGTGCGATTATATAATAGGGCCTCCTTCAACTTTCACCCTATGGTCTAGTTTTATTGGAAATGTTCCTCTTATGTGGATAAATAATAAGAATGATATAGTTTCTATAAAAGATAGTTTTATAAACAGTAATATTGGTATAACACCTTAATTTTTATTTTACTGTTTATTTTCTTGTAAAAAGACCTTTTATTTGTCTAATTATTCTTTTAATTTCTCTAGTGATATTATGTTTTAATGAGAAAGGTATTAAATTAAATCTTTTAACTGCTATTTCAAAGTCCGCCTGTGCATCACATTTTATTTCTTTAGGATGAATTAAATTTTCGTAATCTATAGGATATGTTTTTCTGTTTGCATTTTCATCATTTGGATTTCCAGTATGAGTAGAATCTTCCCCAAATCCTATATTAGAAGTTAGATTTAAACTAGGGTTAATACATATACCGTCTTTTGATATTATGCAGTAAGTCCATTGATAATCCCAAGTATTAATATCCGCCGTTCTATAAAACCAATTCTGCCAGTAATCTCTTATATTAAAGTCTTTATATCTTTTTTTAAGAGTTTTTTTAGTATCTTTATAGCTTATAGTTTTCATCGTTGAGTCATAATATTTCCAGGCTCGTTTCCAAGAAGCCCAGCCCCAGCAATGCTGAACAGTGGCAAAATAATAACTTGCTTCTCCAACTTTTCTATCTAAAGGAGAGTCTCCAGCAATATGCATTATTCTTTCATTATCTTTATAATAGTCTAGTAATTTTTCACAGTAATAAAAAAATGAGTTTTCTGCTATTATGTCATCTTCAAGTATTATCCCTTGTTCTTCATTATCAAAAAACCAAGTTATAGCAGTTGCTACTCCATTACAGCAGCCTAAATTTTTATTTTGAAATAAAGTTTTTACTTCGCATTCCCAATCAATGGATTTTAAAATACTTTCTCTTGTGTCAATACATTTTACTTTTTCTTCATCATTTCTCCATCCGTCTGCAGATATATATAATTTTTTAGGCTTTACTTTTCTTATAGTGTCTAATACTTTTAATGCGGTATCTTTCCTTTTGAAAATTATTAATAGTATTGGAGTATTAAACATATATTATCTCCAACATTATTAATTTCAATGTATTTTTCTTTGCAGCTAAAATGCCCCATATATTTAAAATATGGGGTAGTGAAATATATAATTGAGTTATTATTGTTATTGTTGTGTTGTGTTGTGTTGTGTTGTGTTGTGTTGTGTTGTGTTGTGTTGTGTTGTGTTGTGTTGTGTTGCATATAAAAACCTTTATTTATATTAACTTCAGTATTAAAAAAGTCAATATATTACCTTCCTGTAAGTCCTGATTTTCTTAGTAAATATCTTCTTACTTTATCACGCAATTTGAATGTAGGTATCCACCAAACAATTTTATCTATTTTTTTTCTTTTAGCATTATTTTCTTCATATGTTTGATTTCCGCCTGCTTCTATCCATATTTTATTATTCTCTTCCCAATATTTATTGTAAGTTCCCCTCCAAAATTTTTGAGGACCTATAGCATGTATTATATGAGCCTCATTAGCTATTTTGGAAGTGGGATATGCTCCGTAACTTTCAGTTAAATCATAAACTTCAATATTAAACTCTTGTATTAATAAATTTATTATGGATTGATCATTGGTTTTATATTCTTCTGCTTTTTTATAACACCATTCTGTCATAATTTCATGTCTTTCCAGATTATCATTGATTAGTAAAACAGCATCTATTATTGAAATTTTATTTAAATCGTATTTTTTTACTAATTTAATATTATCATCCGTAAAATTTCCGGATATAGGCATTTTATTTGGAAAATATATAGTTGATATATTTTTATTTATATTTATTATTTCTGAAATATCTTTTTGTATAACTATATCAGTGTCTGTATAGAAAACTTTTTGATAATTGTCGAGTAAATTAAATGCTTCAAAACGTGCATAAGCGAACACACTGAAATTGTTTAATTCTTTTAAATCCATCATTTTTTTTGAAAATGGAGACTGATATATTTTGATAATTATTCCCCTGAATATTTTTTTAAGAGCATTTTCATCATTAGGTTCTAATTTATCAGTATAAAATATAATATCATATTCTTCATCTTTTAAGTTTTGAAATAGATATTTTTTAGCCCCTATTATAACATTTCCAGCTGCAAAGGCTTCGTTTCCGGTAGAGCATAAAAGCAGAGCAATTTTCTTTTTCATAATTTTATATCCATTTTTATTGTTGTATTTATAATATAGTATAATGATGAAAAAGTAAATAATTTTATATTTTTAAATTATAAATGTTTTATGTATTGTTTATTATCAAAAAAGATATATAATATATTCATATTAAAAATGAAATATGATATTAAAGAATATAAATTAATATTAAGGAGAAATAAATATGGCAGAATTGCGTTACAACCCATTGCTTGGAGATTATGTTATGATAGCTAGTCATAGGCAGGCACGTCCTCAGATGCCTAAAGACTATTGTCCGTTTTGTCCCGGAAGCGGAAAAGTACCGGATACTTATGAGGTTCTTTGTTATGATAATGATTTTCCTGCTTTATCTTTTGAGCCTCCTTATCCAGATGAAGTAGATAATGGTAAAATGTTTAAAACAGCTCCTTCTATAGGTAAATGCGAAGTTATTTTATATTCTCCGGATCATAATACCACTTTACCAGAACTTCCTGTAGAGCATATTGCTAAATTGGTAGCTTTATGGCAGGAAAGAATGAAAGTTATAGCAGAAAATAAAAAAATAAAATATATTATGCCTTTTGAAAATAAAGGGGAAGTTGTAGGTGTTACAATGCCGCATCCTCATGGACAGATATACGGCTACAGTTGGATACCTTTAAGAATTAAAAGAAAAATAGAAATGGCTTCAAGCTATTATAATACTAACTGCAGAAATCTTTTTATGGATATGATAGAGCAGGAGTTAGAATACAATAAAAGAGTCATTTTTGAAAATGATCATTTTATATGTTTTTTGCCTTTTGCATCAGAATATCCTTATGGTATTATGATAATGCCTAAAAAGAAAACACTTTCAATAACTGATTTTAATAAAGAAGAAAGTTTGTCTCTTGCTGATGCTTTGAAAAAGGCTACTTCTACATTAGATTTGTTATTTGATATGAAGTTTCCATATATGATGTGTATGTATAGTGCACCTGTTAATGACGGTTTTAATTACAGCGATATATGGAATTACCATATAGAATTTTTCCCTCCTATGAGAAGTAAGGAAAAACAAAAATTTAATGCTTCTTCTGAAACAGGAGCTTGGGCACCTTGCAATCCTACAAGCCCTGAGGAAATGGCTGCCCAATTAAGAACGGCATATATTAGATATATGGGAATGTAAAACTTGCTTAAATTTACTATTATAATACCGCACAGAGTTGGTGAAAATATAGAAAAAACATTGGAAGGGGTATATCTATCTAATTACCCTAAGGAAGATATCGAAATTTTCCAAGCTGAGGGTACGCACCCTACAGTTCAAAGAAATGAATGTATTAAACAATCATTAGGAGATATTGTATACTTTATAGATAATGATTCTATTGTAAGTGCGGATAATATCAAAGAAGCTAGTATTATATTTGAATCTAATGAAAATGTTGCCGTAGTAGGTGGACCTGCTATTCATAATGTTAATTCACTTACAGAAATGTATATTGACAGATGTATGAAATCTTATTATGCTGTTGGTCCAATAGCAAATAGATATAAATCTAATGATGAGGATATGAAAGAGGGTACTGATAGAGATGTCATACTTTGTAATTTGTTTGTAAGGCGGAATGTATTATTTGAGGCTGGGCTTTTTAATGAAAGATTGTACCCAAATGAAGAAAATGCTTTGATAGATAAAATACTTTCTTTAGGATACAAATTAATATATAATCCTAAAATAATAGTTCATCGTCCTCCAAGATCAAATTTAAAATCTTATATAAAAATGCTTCTTAATTATGGAAGGGGCAGATTTGAGCAATTATTCAGAGATTTTAATGTTAAAAATTTAATATTTATTTTACCGTCATTATTTGCTGTTTATATACTTTCAAGTCCTATAGTATTAGTTATTTATCATTTTTCTAAATTAGATATATTGAAATTTTATTTTCTTCCATTATTAGTTTACATAATAATGACTTTTTTTGCCGGCGTTGTATATTCTTTATGCGATAAAGGCTTTATATCAAAAATTCTAGGTATATTCATATATCCTTTTATGTTTTTTATTACGCACTTTTTTTACGGACTTGGATTTTTTTATGGGATCATTAGAATAATAACTAAATTTAAAAGAGTTGCTACTTTTTCTATAAAAAAATATAAATCTTTTGGCTAAAAAATATATTTTGTTTATCTTCAAAATATAAGTATATATTTTTATATTGTGTTAATTTGATGTATATATTAGAATATAATAAATTATTTATGATATATAGTTGTTATTATTAATATTATTATATTAATAGTATATATTATTTATTAGAAAATATTTAAAAAATATAATAAAGTTTGTTTTTTATTAAAATAAATATTTGCAAATTATAATTATTTATGATATACTCTAGAGAAACTTATATTAATTTAAAAAAAGGTTATAGGTGTCAAGTACATACGAAATAATAACTTTAGATGGTCCTTCCGGGGCAGGTAAAAGTACAATAGCTAAATTATTAGCCAAGAAATTATCTTTTAAATACTTAGATACAGGAGCTATGTACAGAGCCGTAACCCTATATATGATCAAGCATAATATTAATATAAATAATAATATTGAAGTCATATCAGCTCTTAATAATTTAAGTATTAACTTTGATAATGCCGGCAGAATATATTTAGATAATGAAGATGTAACAGAGGCTATAAGAAGTATGGAAGTTGTTAATCTTGTTTCTAAGGTTTCTTCTATAAGCATTGTAAGACAGAATATGGTATCTCTGCAAAGAAAAATAGCAGAAGGCGGTAATTATGTAGTAGACGGTAGAGACATAGGCAGTGTAGTATTCCCAGATTCCAAATATAAGTTTTATATGGATGCTTCTTTAGATGAAAGGGCTAAACGAAGATATAATGAGGAATTATCTAAGGGTAAGAATATTAGTTATGAGGATATTCGCGAAAGTATAAGAAAAAGAGATGAGTTTGACTCAAATAGAGAGGATAGTCCGCTTGTTGTACCTAAAAATGCAAATATAATAGATACTACCAGCATGACTATTGATGAAGTTGTTGAAAAAATTACTAATGTGATTTTTAATATAAAGTCTAATTAAATATTAGATATTTTTTAACCTGTCAAAGTACAGGAGGGAGAAGGAACAATGGAAGATAATAAAAATTTATCAAATGATGAAATTGAATTTCGTAAGGCTTTAGAAGAAAGTGATAATACATTTTTAAGCCGAGGCAAAATCGTTAAAGGCAAAGTGGTGCAGTTTGATGACACTGATGTTTTTATAGATTTTGATTCTAAATCTGAAGGTAAAATAAAAAGAAGTGAATTTGATAAAGAACCTATTATTGGAGAGGAAATAGAAGCTATTGTTTCAGGCGAAGATGATAAAGGTTATGTTATATTGTCTAAGAGTGAAATAGATAAGAGAAAATCTCAGGAGTTAATAGATAATGCTGTAAAAAATAATACCTCAGTTACAGGCGTTGTTAAAGAGGTTGTTAAAGGCGGATTTAAAGTATCTATAATGGGACATCAGGCATTCTGTCCTTTTTCTCAAATAGACTTGGCTAGAGGAATTAAAGAATCTGATTATATAGGTAAAGAGTATGAGTTTAGAGTAATTAAGAAAAACGGAAGAGATGTTGTAGTTTCAAGAAGAGTTCTATTAGAAGAAGCTCAAAATGCAGGAATAGAAACATTCTTAAATAATCTTCAGGAAAATGATATTATTAATGGTAAAGTAAAAAATATCGAGAAATTTGGAGCTTTTGTTGAAATTACTCCGGGTTTTGATGGTTTCCTTGCTATACCTAATATGTCTTGGGATAAAGTTGTAAATCCTAAATCTATAATATCAAAAGGCGAAGAAAGGATGTTTAAAGTTCTTCATATTGATAAAGAAAACAAAAAAGTTGATTTAGGTATTAAACAATTAGATGAAGATCCTTGGGGTAAATTTGTTGAGCAGTATCAAATAGGCGATGTTATTCAGGGTGAAGTTACTAATGTTAAAAAATTTGGTGCTTTTGTAAAAGTTGCTGATGGTATAGAAGGACTTGTACATGTTTCAGATTTAAGCTGGAATTCTCATGTTAATAATCCGGCAGATTTCGTTAAAAAAGGTGCTTTCTTAGAGTGTAAAATACTTGATATGAATGCTGCTGAAAGAAAACTTACTTTGGGATTAAAGCAGGTTAAAGAAAATCCTTGGGATACAGTTGAAAAAGATTTCCCTGTTAAATCTGCTGTAAAATGTAAAGTAAAAAGAATCATTAAAAACTTCGCCGTATTTGAACTTCCTAATGGTTTGGAAGGAATATGCGATATAAGCGACTTCGATTGGAGAAATAATATAGTTAATATGAAAGACTATGTAAAAGAAGGCGAAGAAGCTAATATGGTTATAATGTCTATAGACAGAGATAAACAAAGAATTAAATTAAGCTATAAACATACTAAAGACAGTCCTTGGAGATTATTTGAAAAAGCACATCCTCAAGGTTCTATAGTTGATGGCACTGTAAAAGCTATAGTTGATTCAGGTGCTATTATTGCTTTGGAAGATGATTTGGAAGGATATATGCATATTTCTCAGGTAGAAATTCCTAAAGGTAGCACTTTAGAAGATGTTCTTAAAGTAGGAGAAACTTATCCTTTTGTTGTAAGAGAAGTTAATAAAAGTAAAAGAAGAATATCGCTATCCAGAAGAGAATATATGGAAGCTCAAAATAAAAAAGAAACACAAAATTATATCTCTAAAGCAGAACCTACTTCTCTAACTTACAATCCTTTTGATAATATTAATAACTAATTTATAAATGATTATTTGAAATAAAAAATCCTAGTATCATTATGGTATTAGGATTTTTTATTATAATATTTTGTTTTGATTTTTGATATTATTGACAAATGAATCAATTAAAGTATAATTATTACATATAGTTTTTTAGAAGGTATATTATGAAAAAGATTCTTATTATATCATCAGAATATACAGGACATGGACACAAAAGCGTACACACTTCACTTTTACAAGGTTTTAAATCATTGTACTGTGAAGAAATAGAATGTAAAGTTGTAAATGGTTTTACACTTGGTAATCTGGCTCTTATGACTACAGAAAGGCTTTATAATAGCTGCATAAAATATGCACCGAAACTATGGTACAGAATTTTTAAATTTTCTTTTAAAAATAAAGATATTATCAATAAAAATAATGCTTTTCATGTTAAAAGAAAATTTTTAAAACTTATAAATGAATATAAGCCAGATATAATAGTAAATGTTCACCCTATGTTTAGCGGAAGTCTTTTAAATATCTTAAAGAAGAAAAATATAAATATAAAATTTTTCATCATAATAACAGATTTAATTACAATAAGCAAATTATGGTTTGATAATAGGGCAGATAAAATTATAAGTCCTTCTTATGAGGCTTCTGAATATATGATGAAAAACGGAATAGATAAAGAAAAAATTATCACATTTGGTTTACCCGTAAGAGAAGGATTCTCTTCATCGTTTA
It encodes the following:
- a CDS encoding alpha-1,2-fucosyltransferase; the encoded protein is MVFLYKRFGDKSNRLLQNIHFEAYCKHNDIEYHNLEFYDMEDFYGIKDKYSFKKIPPILLPPLNTRYAIIEGISNFCNKLHIKNYLIYDYMDINLRENINLYDSQILANKNKTIFVSGWDFRVTNLVYQYRDYFVNKYTPINLNSEEYNNIKNKFADYDLKVGIHIRRGDYKVWNNGKYYYEDEVYNDKIEQFYNLFPNKKILFIIFSNEEITLKPNHDYVISKCNWNEDHSLLSLCDYIIGPPSTFTLWSSFIGNVPLMWINNKNDIVSIKDSFINSNIGITP
- a CDS encoding nucleotide-diphospho-sugar transferase — protein: MFNTPILLIIFKRKDTALKVLDTIRKVKPKKLYISADGWRNDEEKVKCIDTRESILKSIDWECEVKTLFQNKNLGCCNGVATAITWFFDNEEQGIILEDDIIAENSFFYYCEKLLDYYKDNERIMHIAGDSPLDRKVGEASYYFATVQHCWGWASWKRAWKYYDSTMKTISYKDTKKTLKKRYKDFNIRDYWQNWFYRTADINTWDYQWTYCIISKDGICINPSLNLTSNIGFGEDSTHTGNPNDENANRKTYPIDYENLIHPKEIKCDAQADFEIAVKRFNLIPFSLKHNITREIKRIIRQIKGLFTRK
- a CDS encoding glycosyltransferase, producing MKKKIALLLCSTGNEAFAAGNVIIGAKKYLFQNLKDEEYDIIFYTDKLEPNDENALKKIFRGIIIKIYQSPFSKKMMDLKELNNFSVFAYARFEAFNLLDNYQKVFYTDTDIVIQKDISEIININKNISTIYFPNKMPISGNFTDDNIKLVKKYDLNKISIIDAVLLINDNLERHEIMTEWCYKKAEEYKTNDQSIINLLIQEFNIEVYDLTESYGAYPTSKIANEAHIIHAIGPQKFWRGTYNKYWEENNKIWIEAGGNQTYEENNAKRKKIDKIVWWIPTFKLRDKVRRYLLRKSGLTGR
- the galT gene encoding galactose-1-phosphate uridylyltransferase, which gives rise to MAELRYNPLLGDYVMIASHRQARPQMPKDYCPFCPGSGKVPDTYEVLCYDNDFPALSFEPPYPDEVDNGKMFKTAPSIGKCEVILYSPDHNTTLPELPVEHIAKLVALWQERMKVIAENKKIKYIMPFENKGEVVGVTMPHPHGQIYGYSWIPLRIKRKIEMASSYYNTNCRNLFMDMIEQELEYNKRVIFENDHFICFLPFASEYPYGIMIMPKKKTLSITDFNKEESLSLADALKKATSTLDLLFDMKFPYMMCMYSAPVNDGFNYSDIWNYHIEFFPPMRSKEKQKFNASSETGAWAPCNPTSPEEMAAQLRTAYIRYMGM
- a CDS encoding glycosyltransferase; translated protein: MLKFTIIIPHRVGENIEKTLEGVYLSNYPKEDIEIFQAEGTHPTVQRNECIKQSLGDIVYFIDNDSIVSADNIKEASIIFESNENVAVVGGPAIHNVNSLTEMYIDRCMKSYYAVGPIANRYKSNDEDMKEGTDRDVILCNLFVRRNVLFEAGLFNERLYPNEENALIDKILSLGYKLIYNPKIIVHRPPRSNLKSYIKMLLNYGRGRFEQLFRDFNVKNLIFILPSLFAVYILSSPIVLVIYHFSKLDILKFYFLPLLVYIIMTFFAGVVYSLCDKGFISKILGIFIYPFMFFITHFFYGLGFFYGIIRIITKFKRVATFSIKKYKSFG
- the cmk gene encoding (d)CMP kinase — encoded protein: MSSTYEIITLDGPSGAGKSTIAKLLAKKLSFKYLDTGAMYRAVTLYMIKHNININNNIEVISALNNLSINFDNAGRIYLDNEDVTEAIRSMEVVNLVSKVSSISIVRQNMVSLQRKIAEGGNYVVDGRDIGSVVFPDSKYKFYMDASLDERAKRRYNEELSKGKNISYEDIRESIRKRDEFDSNREDSPLVVPKNANIIDTTSMTIDEVVEKITNVIFNIKSN
- a CDS encoding S1 RNA-binding domain-containing protein produces the protein MEDNKNLSNDEIEFRKALEESDNTFLSRGKIVKGKVVQFDDTDVFIDFDSKSEGKIKRSEFDKEPIIGEEIEAIVSGEDDKGYVILSKSEIDKRKSQELIDNAVKNNTSVTGVVKEVVKGGFKVSIMGHQAFCPFSQIDLARGIKESDYIGKEYEFRVIKKNGRDVVVSRRVLLEEAQNAGIETFLNNLQENDIINGKVKNIEKFGAFVEITPGFDGFLAIPNMSWDKVVNPKSIISKGEERMFKVLHIDKENKKVDLGIKQLDEDPWGKFVEQYQIGDVIQGEVTNVKKFGAFVKVADGIEGLVHVSDLSWNSHVNNPADFVKKGAFLECKILDMNAAERKLTLGLKQVKENPWDTVEKDFPVKSAVKCKVKRIIKNFAVFELPNGLEGICDISDFDWRNNIVNMKDYVKEGEEANMVIMSIDRDKQRIKLSYKHTKDSPWRLFEKAHPQGSIVDGTVKAIVDSGAIIALEDDLEGYMHISQVEIPKGSTLEDVLKVGETYPFVVREVNKSKRRISLSRREYMEAQNKKETQNYISKAEPTSLTYNPFDNINN